From a single Rutidosis leptorrhynchoides isolate AG116_Rl617_1_P2 chromosome 5, CSIRO_AGI_Rlap_v1, whole genome shotgun sequence genomic region:
- the LOC139847387 gene encoding hypersensitive-induced response protein-like protein 1, translating to MGNLFCFYQVNQSKVAIKRSFGKFEDVLEPGCHCVPWVCGKEIAGKLTLRIQQLDVKCETKTKDNVFVNVVASIQYRALADKAYDAFYKLTDPQSQIKVYVFNVIRSSVPKLDLDDTFEQKNEIANAVEEELEKAMSAYGFEIVQTLIVDIEPDVRVKTAMNEINAATRTRVAASEKAEAEKILQIKRAEGEAESKYLSGLGIARQRQAIVDGLRDSVLGFSVNVPGTTAKDVMDMVLVTQYFDTMKEIGASSKSSAVFIPHGPGAVHDVATQIRDGLLQGNAAN from the exons ATGGGGAATTTATTTTGTTTTTATCAAGTGAATCAATCAAAAGTTGCTATTAAGAGATCGTTTGGTAAGTTTGAAGATGTTCTTGAACCGGGCTGTCATTGTGTGCCTTGGGTTTGTGGAAAAGAAATTGCTGGTAAACTCACGCTAAGGATTCAACAGTTAGATGTCAAGTGTGAAACCAAAACTAAG GACAATGTATTTGTGAATGTTGTAGCTTCAATTCAGTATCGTGCTCTGGCTGATAAGGCCTATGATGCGTTTTATAAACTAACTGACCCACAATCCCAAATCAAGGTCTATGTTTTTAATG TTATACGATCTAGTGTTCCAAAGCTTGATCTTGATGATACTTTTGAGCAAAAGAATGAAATTGCTAACGCTGTTGAAGAAGAACTTGAAAAG GCGATGTCTGCGTATGGTTTTGAGATCGTTCAAACGTTGATCGTTGATATAGAGCCAGATGTGCGTGTGAAGACAGCAATGAATGAGATCAATGCAG CTACACGAACGAGGGTTGCGGCTTCTGAGAAAGCCGAAGCTGAAAAGATATTACAAATAAAGAGAGCTGAGGGTGAGGCTGAATCGAAATACCTGTCGGGTTTGGGTATTGCACGACAACGTCAAGCGATTGTGGACGGTTTAAGAGACAGTGTGTTGGGATTCTCGGTCAATGTTCCTGGAACGACGGCTAAAGATGTGATGGACATGGTTCTTGTCACTCAGTATTTTGACACCATGAAGGAAATTGGAGCTTCTTCGAAATCTTCTGCTGTGTTTATTCCGCATGGACCTGGTGCTGTTCATGATGTGGCTACTCAGATACGTGATGGACTTCTTCAGGGTAATGCCGCCAACTGA
- the LOC139848598 gene encoding uncharacterized protein, which translates to MNGNGLKRNILPSTHPNFCVWCLEGEETVNHLLIHCKWAFKVWSDLCKWWNIVWVIPGSIEAFSFDWYYGMGIKASKFWKLIGPATIWAIWLARNDFVFNGKFMCRSVLIQINP; encoded by the exons ATGAATGGGAATGGTCTTAAAAGGAATATTTTGCCTTCGACCCATCCAAATTTCTGTGTTTGGTGCTTGGAAGGTGAAGAGACGGTTAATCATCTTCTCATTCATTGTAAGTGGGCTTTTAAAGTGTGGTCGGATTTGTGTAAATGGTGGAATATTGTTTGGGTGATTCCGGGGTCAATCGAGGCGTTTTCGTTCGATTGGTATTATGGTATGGGAATTAAAGCTTCAAAGTTTTGGAAGCTTATCGGGCCCGCAACCATTTGGGCAATTTGGTTAGCTCGTAATGATTTTGTGTTCAACGGGAAATTTATGTGTCGATCGGTTTTG attcAGATAAATCCTTAG